In Patulibacter sp. SYSU D01012, a single window of DNA contains:
- a CDS encoding LCP family protein → MSTPPRTPRPGLGFALRFLLAGVLVLGATGATVATAIQGEAQDVTDKIVRKGGGVDEKTAEALSDVTPGKPQTLLLVGDDRRKGEAGGSRSDTMILVRLDPDAKATTMLSLPRDLIITGKDGQPVRLNSAFGNGTDGLIDTLKRILSTPGEPFDIHHVVSIRFTAFSQAVNDFGCFYADVDRKYFNDNNPPAGGGSEPYAAIDVPAGYQRLCGEDSLAYVRFRHLDNDIVREARQQHYLTEARAQMATSSLIQNQDELVDTITDHVKTDIRSSRGLLGVAKLALGVVGHPTQRVSLDVTDTSEGALQATPQALAAAAKQFLHPDAPPSAKKREAARTKPSPSSASKKKTKRKRRATAKTPATLTDGAAAAKQVVRDRIARGFTKAPVYLPKLMEHEARYEDDDSRAYDIQSRNGETYPWQAYRLVVYLAGGQDGAGQYYGVQGTTWKNPPVLALAKDETRLAGRTYRIEYDGRRIRRLIWQTPSGTYWINNTLKNSLTNDEMRAIARSLVRYEG, encoded by the coding sequence ATGAGCACCCCGCCCCGCACCCCTCGCCCCGGCCTGGGCTTCGCCCTGCGCTTCCTGCTGGCCGGCGTCCTCGTCCTCGGCGCGACCGGCGCCACCGTCGCCACGGCCATCCAGGGCGAGGCGCAGGACGTCACGGACAAGATCGTGCGCAAGGGCGGCGGGGTGGACGAGAAGACGGCGGAGGCGCTGTCCGACGTCACGCCCGGCAAGCCGCAGACGCTGCTGCTCGTCGGCGACGACCGCCGCAAGGGCGAGGCCGGCGGGTCGCGCTCAGACACGATGATCCTGGTGCGCCTGGACCCGGACGCGAAGGCCACGACGATGCTGTCGCTGCCGCGCGACCTGATCATCACGGGCAAGGACGGCCAGCCCGTCCGCCTGAACAGCGCCTTCGGCAACGGCACCGACGGCCTGATCGACACGCTCAAGCGGATCCTCTCCACGCCGGGCGAGCCGTTCGACATCCACCACGTCGTCTCGATCCGCTTCACCGCCTTCTCGCAGGCGGTCAACGACTTCGGCTGCTTCTACGCCGACGTCGACCGCAAGTACTTCAACGACAACAACCCGCCAGCCGGCGGCGGCAGCGAGCCGTACGCCGCGATCGACGTGCCGGCCGGCTACCAGCGGCTGTGCGGCGAGGACTCGCTCGCGTACGTGCGTTTCCGCCACCTGGACAACGACATCGTCCGCGAGGCGCGCCAGCAGCACTACCTGACCGAGGCGCGCGCGCAGATGGCGACGTCGTCGCTCATCCAGAACCAGGACGAGCTCGTCGACACCATCACCGACCACGTGAAGACCGACATCCGGTCCTCGCGCGGCCTGCTCGGCGTGGCGAAGCTGGCGCTCGGCGTCGTCGGCCACCCCACGCAGCGGGTGTCGCTCGACGTGACCGACACCTCGGAGGGCGCGCTGCAGGCCACCCCGCAGGCGCTCGCTGCCGCCGCGAAGCAGTTCCTGCACCCCGACGCGCCGCCGAGCGCGAAGAAGCGCGAGGCCGCGCGCACGAAGCCCTCCCCGTCCTCGGCGTCCAAGAAGAAGACGAAGCGCAAGCGCCGCGCGACCGCGAAGACGCCCGCCACCCTGACCGACGGGGCGGCCGCGGCGAAGCAGGTGGTCCGCGACAGGATCGCGCGCGGCTTCACGAAGGCGCCGGTCTACCTGCCGAAGCTCATGGAGCACGAGGCGCGCTACGAGGACGACGACTCCCGGGCGTACGACATCCAGTCCCGCAACGGCGAGACCTACCCCTGGCAGGCCTACCGCCTGGTCGTGTACCTGGCGGGCGGCCAGGACGGCGCGGGCCAGTACTACGGCGTCCAGGGCACGACGTGGAAGAACCCGCCGGTGCTCGCGCTGGCCAAGGACGAGACGCGCCTGGCCGGGCGGACGTACAGGATCGAGTACGACGGCCGCCGCATCCGCCGCCTGATCTGGCAGACGCCGAGCGGCACGTACTGGATCAACAACACGCTGAAGAACAGCCTGACGAACGACGAGATGCGCGCGATCGCGCGGTCGCTCGTGCGGTACGAGGGCTGA
- the nrfD gene encoding NrfD/PsrC family molybdoenzyme membrane anchor subunit has product MSTVPPRDDADGPDDPADRPSGAELRATGGTRTGGTPLAGAGAAPMTGDAPGTGARAGEGAAAAVAAAHREIRPQQPARDRTRGRRRRGGGGGARGERQMVPDAEPRTYYGQQVVKTPVWTWEVPWYFFTGGLGGASAVLAGVARLGGEVRLAQSASAVSVVATAVSPVLLIMDLGRPARFLNMLRVFKITSPMSVGTWGLSILGGSTGVAALWQIVGFPPALLGVPSQAAATLSGPFVATYTAVLLTTTAVPVWSEARRTMPFVFAGSSLASAGGAATALTPVAGARAGRAMGVAGGVLEAAASAYMERRLDPRIAASYHHPTVRPLNLAAKACALGGATVLATAGRRSRTAAVAGGAALMAGSALERWAIFKAGRVSAEDPVQTVGPQRERADARAAASPDAVAY; this is encoded by the coding sequence ATGAGCACCGTGCCGCCCCGCGACGACGCGGACGGCCCCGACGACCCGGCGGACCGCCCGTCCGGCGCCGAGCTGCGCGCGACGGGCGGCACCCGCACCGGCGGCACGCCGCTGGCCGGCGCCGGCGCCGCGCCCATGACCGGCGACGCCCCCGGCACCGGCGCACGGGCCGGCGAGGGCGCGGCGGCCGCGGTGGCGGCCGCCCACCGCGAGATCCGGCCGCAGCAGCCGGCCCGCGACCGCACGCGCGGCCGGCGGCGGCGCGGCGGGGGCGGCGGGGCCCGCGGCGAGCGGCAGATGGTGCCGGACGCCGAGCCGCGCACCTACTACGGCCAGCAGGTCGTCAAGACCCCGGTGTGGACGTGGGAGGTGCCCTGGTACTTCTTCACGGGCGGCCTCGGCGGGGCGTCCGCGGTCCTCGCCGGCGTCGCGCGCCTGGGCGGCGAGGTCCGCCTGGCGCAGAGCGCGTCGGCCGTCTCCGTCGTCGCGACCGCGGTCTCCCCCGTCCTGCTGATCATGGACCTGGGCCGGCCCGCGCGGTTCCTCAACATGCTGCGGGTCTTCAAGATCACGTCGCCGATGAGCGTCGGCACCTGGGGCCTGTCGATCCTGGGCGGCTCGACCGGCGTGGCGGCGCTGTGGCAGATCGTCGGCTTCCCGCCCGCGCTGCTCGGCGTGCCGTCCCAGGCCGCGGCGACGCTGTCCGGGCCGTTCGTGGCGACCTACACCGCCGTCCTGCTGACGACGACCGCGGTGCCCGTGTGGAGCGAGGCGCGCCGGACGATGCCGTTCGTCTTCGCCGGCTCGTCGCTCGCGTCCGCGGGGGGCGCGGCCACGGCCCTGACCCCGGTCGCGGGCGCGCGCGCCGGCCGCGCGATGGGCGTGGCGGGCGGCGTGCTCGAGGCCGCCGCGTCCGCCTACATGGAGCGCCGGCTCGACCCGCGGATCGCGGCGTCGTACCACCACCCCACGGTGCGGCCGCTCAACCTGGCCGCGAAGGCCTGCGCGCTCGGCGGCGCGACCGTCCTGGCCACCGCCGGACGCCGCTCCCGCACCGCCGCGGTCGCGGGCGGCGCGGCGCTCATGGCGGGGTCCGCCCTGGAGCGCTGGGCGATCTTCAAGGCCGGACGCGTGTCCGCCGAGGACCCCGTGCAGACCGTCGGACCGCAGCGCGAGCGCGCCGACGCCCGCGCCGCGGCGTCGCCCGACGCCGTCGCCTACTGA
- a CDS encoding 4Fe-4S dicluster domain-containing protein, translated as MTHTVARGSDSYGADAQPRKGFFTDTSLCIGCKACEIACKEWNHVPADGQEFTGRSLDNTTALGANTWRHVAFVEQRVDADEMGLVGRAQLSPDVPLRDAADGMRWLMSSDVCKHCTHAACVDVCPTGALFRTEFDTVVVQSDVCNGCGYCVPACPFGVIDRREEDGRAWKCTLCYDRIGADETPACAKACPTQSIQYGDLDDLRVRAEQRVDALHERGLHDARLYLNEEADGIGGAGAFFLLLDEPEVYGFPPDPVDARHHLPESWRAAGAAMVTMAGVVAGAVAWGLRR; from the coding sequence ATCACCCACACCGTCGCCCGCGGGTCCGACAGCTACGGCGCGGACGCGCAGCCGCGGAAGGGGTTCTTCACCGACACCTCGCTGTGCATCGGCTGCAAGGCGTGCGAGATCGCCTGCAAGGAGTGGAACCACGTCCCCGCGGACGGCCAGGAGTTCACGGGCCGGTCGCTCGACAACACGACGGCGCTCGGCGCGAACACCTGGCGCCACGTCGCGTTCGTCGAGCAGCGGGTCGACGCGGACGAGATGGGTCTCGTCGGCCGCGCCCAGCTCTCCCCCGACGTGCCGCTGCGGGACGCCGCGGACGGCATGCGCTGGCTCATGTCCTCCGACGTCTGCAAGCACTGCACGCACGCGGCCTGCGTCGACGTCTGCCCGACCGGCGCCCTCTTCCGCACCGAGTTCGACACCGTCGTCGTGCAGTCCGACGTCTGCAACGGCTGCGGCTACTGCGTGCCCGCCTGCCCCTTCGGCGTGATCGACCGCCGCGAGGAGGACGGACGCGCCTGGAAGTGCACCCTCTGCTACGACCGCATCGGCGCGGACGAGACGCCCGCGTGCGCGAAGGCGTGCCCGACGCAGTCCATCCAGTACGGCGACCTGGACGACCTGCGGGTGCGGGCCGAGCAGCGGGTCGACGCGCTCCACGAGCGCGGCCTCCACGACGCCCGGCTGTACCTGAACGAGGAGGCCGACGGCATCGGCGGCGCCGGGGCGTTCTTCCTGCTGCTCGACGAGCCCGAGGTCTACGGCTTCCCGCCCGACCCGGTCGACGCCCGCCACCACCTGCCGGAGTCCTGGCGCGCCGCCGGCGCGGCGATGGTGACGATGGCCGGCGTCGTCGCCGGCGCGGTCGCGTGGGGGCTGCGGCGATGA